In the genome of Primulina tabacum isolate GXHZ01 chromosome 13, ASM2559414v2, whole genome shotgun sequence, the window gatttgaaatttggatataacgtagaaaactgaaagatatagaagtttcatgttttgagttttggaaaatttgatcgtttgactggtctAAAGGGATATaccggtgttaaaatgttaaatattaaatgttatattatattatattattttattaatataatataatataatatttaaaaatatatatatatatatatatatataaaatattaaaatttgaggCGGTGATTTCATTTCACATGAAATGAAATGAATCACAATTCGTGTACAGTGAACGAGAGGTGAGAGAAACGGAGACAGAAGATTTTTTAGAGtttcgatcgtgcgacttatcggtttatccaatcgatgaACTGACTTCAGTTCTGGAATCGATGACATgagatcttcgatttgaggtataaattttatagttttggtgatgtttgaaattcgtcgatttctggaataaatctgataaattgttaaatcatactgaaattgaatattgttgaatagtgtatgattttaacgaagtagagaagattattgtgttgttgttttgaattatttctaatttgttttaattagggatttttaatcgttgggctgagattggagagttgtttgtcagttattattaattctgattatatattcggagtctacgaagtataggctacacgttgatataaagttttcgtaatttgacggatgttgtaaaatagcctattatttaaagttaattaattagggtgtatttgattgtagtattgtgaattaaatataCCAGAATAATAATTGTTGAGCGATAATAATTTagaatcgagttttatattttgttgaattaattgttgttgggctctTTGATgatatatattgaggctgttatgattatgttgatacggtgacaataatctaataattgtttttgaattatttagatacatcacaagcctcagaATCAAAGAAGTAGccagatttgatatatatactcgattatcaggtacgtgttgacgtacgagcatatgttgttattgttcagtattgatgaatactagttgtgttgaacgatgataaatcaccggaattgagtgatttgatattatatttgttgttgtttatcattgttgatattgttgactatcgttgttgggagacgtctcgttgatgttgttcgttcaacgatattgctgtcgccggagttggggtgcgacgtatcgttgatattattcgttcgacgatattgctgtcgccgctgttggggtgcgacgtatcgtcgatgttgttgttcgttcgacgatattgctgtcggcGGAGTTGgagtgcgacgtatcgtcgatgttattgttgcagtgtgatgttgttgaggttgttgatggttgattgtccagaaacggcaaagggggtattttgttatcatttcagttatatcttatgttgttgttaatataactgttatgtattgcgatgatgattgttgtatatgctcaccctttgagggctgtttctgttgggcaggttacaggactatgcgtgagacaggatagtggtgaaggactaggtgtgtctagtcaaacagtattgtagttgatagtagatagagacagtatagcttattgtcttatttgagttgtatgtgtgtatttattatactgtttctgctacactgacgtagataggtgattgcactattttgtcgtatatgcattatattattacgtcgtcgaaaagaaaaaaattttatgcatatgacgtcacatgttgcatgattacgtggcgaggtttggggcgtcacaataagttttaaattgaagtgaatttcttgattaattcttcttcttgggtattggatatagGAGACTTAGAAATAGCAAGACATTTCTGATATTAgggaatggagcaagggttgttGTACTgctattggagatgtttctTTGATTTtagacaataattttaagttacttTTGAAAGAAGTTTTATATGTTCCTAGgttggttaaaaacattatttatatttttatgcttgaTACGGGTGAttattcttgtgtttttgctaaaggtttttgcaatatttacaagaatgaatattTGATATAAACCGGCGAATTATTGAACGATCTTTATAACTTAAAGTTAAAAGATATTCCGATGAAAAACATCCAGACAAAtatgaaaacaacaacaaataaaagaaaattagaTGATTCAAATCGCGCACAAATATGGCAAGCTAAATTAGGTCATATTTCCGAAAGAAGGATGCATAAACTAGTGGAAAAAGATATATTTGACTtatcagacataaattctcaaGACTCGCTTTAAAGAAAATGTAAAACATGCACATAGTCTACTGGATTTCATCCACACAGATTTTTGTGGCCCGCttagtgttagcacaaaatatagGCAATCCTACTTCGTTACCTTTACTTATGAATATTCGATGTATGAGTATGTCTAATTGATGAGacacaaatctgaaacatttgaaaagttcaaagaattcatatCAGAagtggaaaaaaaattagaaaggagtattaagatACTTctatctgatcgaggtggagaatacttaagtatTGAATTTTTcgattatctaaaagagaatgagattctctcacaatgGACTTCACCAGCAAAACCATAATTGAAACATGTTTTTGAACGTCGTAATCGAACTTTGATGGAAATGGTTcaatctatgatgggattcacggAATTttctacatcgttttggggctttgcgcttgaaactgcggcaatgctATTGAATAATATCCATacaaaagcagtggataaaacaccatatgagatatggatgggacaAATCCAAAATATTCTTTCTTAAGGATAAGGGGATGTCCTGTTTATGTAAAGCAAATAATGGGAgaaaaattggatagtagatccattttgtgctactttgtgggatatccaagaaTTCTGTtcgatactatttctatcatcccaaagtagcaaaagtatttgtttcaagaaatgtcaTATTTCTAGagaaggaatttctattagatagaaaaggttagatgatagaacttgaaaaaATTTAAGATACTCTCTCAACTGtagaagttgaacctaatcTCCAACAACCAATAGTTGAAATACATGCACCTAAAATGTCTGATAGGACTATTAGACCACCTTCAATATATgtgcttcttcatgaacaaggacATGATGAGCCCTGCGATGGAAGTGACTTAATGAACTTCAAATAAGTAATCTCTGATGTTGATTCATCAAAATGGCTTGAAGCTGTACAGtttgaaatggactctatgtattcaaaccaaatcTGGAAATATTGGATCCTCCTAAAGAATCGTTCCCATAAGATGTAAAtagatctacaaaagaaagctttgGGCGGATggaaaggtattgaccttcGAAGCAAGACtagttgcaaaaggttatactcaaagacaataAATTTACTTTGAGGAAACATTTTCACAAGTTTCTATGTTTACGTCCAAtaaaatactactagccatagcaacatagtatgactatgaaatatgaaaaatgaatgTAAAGACAACATTCTTCAATGGAGACATTGAAGATtatatttatatgtctcaaccctagggatacacatcagtaggaaatAACAAAAGGTATACAACTTcaagatcaatatatggtctcaagcaagTGTCAAGAAGTTGTAGCCTCATATTTGACAGTACTATCAAGGGATTTGGTTTTACCTAGAATtctgaggaaccatgcgtgtgcaagaaagttagtgggagtgcagttaCATTCCTAgtattttatgttgatgatatcccactcattgggaatgatgtaggattattgaaatcaactaaaatatggttagcaagtaaattctccatgaaagacataggtgaaacatcatatatattgggaatacaaatctatataaatagatcaaagaggattttagggctcacccaagccacttatatcgatatcaTTCTAAaaagattctctatggaagagttgTGAGGGCCTGTGCTcctgattaatttttaattatcaaacaacCAGGATTTATTAGCGTAAACAACGAAAATGAGTAAAAATTTTCCATtttgggcctacagaaatttcggccTGACCTCCCTGTAATAGGACATACCAAAAATTCCAAAACAACACAAGAAAACATTTATACTCGAAAATAGAGTTCGTTAAAACAAACAGAATACCGATCGTACACAGAGCCAGCCAAGCTCGATCACACCAAATAGGATCCAACACTCAATAATACAATCATACAAATACACGAGGCATCTTCTCGGCAAATAACTCAATTTATATAGTATAAATTATGGGGACTCCCAACTCAAACCGACTCATTGGGCTCCACTGGCAGACGCTCCACCAGCTGCATCAGAACCACCTGTATAACCTGCTATGGAATCACAAAACAAACCACAGCAGCCCTGAGGGACAGGGGTCAAACCCCAGTACgaagatcaaataaattacaacataaataaatgacatgtaatgaaatcaatgcaatgcaatgcatgtagGGTACCAATAATCTCAGATATCAAACTGGATCCAAAGAAATGATAGCAACAACTGTGGCCACACGTGCCTAGTGGTGTGACGTGTCAAATACGCCCTCGGCCCTGCACATCTGCGTCAGGGGTGTCAGTCTGTAAAACTGCTCTGCCCTTCCGCTAGTCATTAGAGGTGTAACTCTTAAACGTCCTCGGCTCTGATGTCTAAATAACTCATACAAGAGTAAACATAAATCTCGGAAACAACGGAGTCATGGCTCGATATTAATGCGTGCTCAACAATGCATATAAATCCACAGATTAttccaatatatttaaaaaaactcacatttattttaaaaaattaggaataatctttaaatacaCCCAAACAGCACATAAACACATAATTatcataaaatcacatcaattaaattaCACGTCGTTATAGACGCTGTAAAGAATCGATCAATCCGTACCTAAatcttcaaattaaattaccacAATAGTTATGAACTCCTTTGAGCTTCCTGGCTATTAAAACCTATggcaaataatttatttcaatCAAATAAAGATTCAACTCTTAGCAAAAAACAAGTTATCAATTCCAGCTTGGACCTAAGCTCCTTTTAAGGTCATAACCCAACCAAAACACAGTTAACATACATGGCTGTAATCCTAACTCAAAATCCCATAGTTCATCAGAAGACATCAGAAAGAAATTCAATCATCTCAACACTGAAAAACTGCCAAAAACCCGAAGCCATGGGAAATGAGTTCTGTGACAGATCCAAGTTTGATACCTATGAGTATAAAATTGATATCTATATCATCATtgactcaaatcaatatccgtCAATTGGAgataaaataaaactaaaatatcTAAGTTTTCCTAGAAGAAACCATTTCCAGAATCCTAATAGATAAAACCCAGAATTATCAAGAAGACGCTACTACTAACACAATTCGCGGACAACAATATGTATTGAGCAGTTTCGGCAAAATGAGCATAACTATTtcaattcttaatggaatttaactattATTGTATCAATAGAAAGAAAACACATAGTTCTACAACTCTTATTTAAATCACAAGTCTAGAATCTGAGCGCATAAATATCATAAACTCGAAATACAGTAGCTAATCTACGCAGATCCAACACTGAATTTCCTTTTGATACATTTTGGTggataaatcatatcaaatctgtttTTAATTGGAATTCCATTTCGTTAGCGGGTACAGAAAGCTTACACATAGGACTATTTGAACCACAAGTCAAGATTCGTTGTGCAAACCACACaaaaacccgaaaatcagaagcCAAAACCTGCAACTCGAAAACACAAACCAACTTCTTCCATGGACAAAAATTTAAAACCTAGGCTTAGGGATTACCTTCAAAAGCTTCCCTTAACTGAAATAAGGTTGGAAATGAGATCTTCAAGCCTTAAAGTACACAAATTACGCGAGAATGAAGGTtagaaaagaaaacaaaatagaTGCCAAGAGAAAAAACGAGAAGGTTGAGAGGAAATGGATTGGGCTTGGGGAAAATGGGTTTCTATAAcacatatacacatatatatacatgtatccAATTAGCCCAAAAACTAGAATGTGACCCGATCCAAATATTTACAACTCCCATGTGTTATTAAACATCGATATGTATTTTAATATCGTCTATAATCCCAATATTTTACTAATACATATGTTTAACACACAAGTATAATTATttggcttaattattttaatttagcactttaaaataattatttctaattcttGCCAAATACTGAATAATTAAATTCGGGTTATCACATTTTTTCCTTCTAATAAAagatttcttcctcgaaatcTAGCATACACCACTTACACAAAGTGGTTAAAATATTTACCACTTATAATACATAGGAAAATATGAGTACATGGAGttatttatcatattttcaaacaaGTGAGGCCACTCTTGACGCATTCTAGCTTCTAACTCACATGTAGCTTTTTCTATCCCATGTCTACTCCACTGTACCAAAACCAAAGGAATCGTCTTGTTCCTGAGTTGCTTCTCTttgcgatcaagaatttgaactTGATGCTTAACATAACTTAAGGAACTATCTAACTCCACATCCTCGGTACTCAATACATGAGATGGATCTGGCTCGTACTTAcgtagcatagatacatgaaacacatcgtgtATCGCAGACAAACTCTGCGGCAAGTCCAAACGATAAGCCAAagtgccaatcctctcaacaattgcatacggaccaatataacgtggagctAACTTCCCTTTACATCCAAATCTCATAGTACCACGAAACTGTAatactttcaagaaaacataatcgCCAACCCGGAACTCTAAAGTCCGAcgccttttattagcataacttGCTTGACGATCCTGGGCTGCTTTCATTCTTCTCctgataaattcaaatttatctttcatttcttgtaCAAACTCTGGTTTAGACATCTGTCGCTCTCCTACATCTTCCTAACAAATGGGAGATCTGCACTTTCTgccatataaagcttcaaatAGTGCCATACCGATCGTCGTCTGAAAACTATTGTCGTAAGAGAATACGACCAGAGATAATGACTCTTGCCGACAACCCCTGAAATCCATTACAACTGCTCGTAACATATCCTCTAGAGTCTGGATGgttctttctgactgaccatctgtttgaggatgataagcagtgctcatgGCCAAGTTTGAACCCAAAAATGATTGCTAACTACTCCAAAATTTTGAAGTAAACCTTGGATCGCGGTCTGATACTATTGTTaccggcacaccatgcaatcttacCACATGATCAATGTACAATTTTGCCATTTTCTTGTAAGTACAAGTACGGTCAAATGGAataaaatgagctgatttagacaatctatcaacaatcacccaaattgcatcacaaccaAGATTAGAACGAGGTAGGTGTGTCACGAAATCTGTAGCAATGTGCTCCCAATTCCACTATGGTACTTATAGACTATTTAACATACAGCCAGGTCTCATTCATTCAGCTTTAACCTTTTGGAAAGTTATACATTTAGCCACGAAATCAGAAatttccttcttcataccttccCACCAATAATGAGCTCTCAAAGTATGATACATCTTTCGATTTCCTGGATGAATGCTATGtcgactacaatgtgcttcacgtAGTATAGCTTCTTTCAGATCTATCAAATTAGGAACTACAAATCTCCCATTAAAGCGCAAACTACAATCTGAGGCAACCCTGAACTTATCTGACTGATCTGTTTGAGCCAATTCTTTCAGTCTATGAATATGCGGATCAGTTCTCTGTGTTGTTTTAATGCTTGTTATTATATGTGGCTCGACCTTGATAGATAAAACTATAAAGTAATCTCCACTTGTTTGATAAGTCCATCCTGATGTTCCCAAGTGCTCGTGGACTTTAGAAATATTCAGAGATGTCAGCATAGCGTTTTGAGCCTTCCTGCTAAGTGCATCTACAAATAGATTCATTCGCCTTGGTTGATATTCAACTCTCAATCAAAGACTTTAAGCAACTCCATCCATcgacgttgtctcatattcaagtcGGACTGTGTCAAAAGATATTTAAGGCTCTTGTGGTCAGAATAAATTACAAACTGTTCACCAtacagataatgacgccataTTTTTAacgcaaacacaatggcagccaattctaaatcatgaactggatatcgagtctcatgtggcttcaactgtcgagCTGCATATGCAATCACTCACCCATTTTGCATTGAAACACATCATAGTCCATTCAGAGAAGCATTTGGACACACAACAAATCCACATGATCCTGAAGGTAAAGCTAACACTGGAGCTGTTGTCAACTTTTTCTTCAAAGTCTGAAAACTTGATTCACATTCTACAGTCCACACAAAACGTCGATCTTTTTGCGTTAATTGAGTCATAGGCCTTGAAATTACGGAAAATCTTTCGATAAAACGTCTATAATAACCTGCTAATCCCAAAAAGCTGCGAATCTCAGAAACATTTGTTGGTGTTGGCCAAATAATAACAGCTCGACTTTACTGGGATCCACTAACACTCCCTGAGCGGATAAaacatgacccagaaatactactttgtccaaccaaaattcacacttagaaaatttagcatataattgtGATGCTCTGAGTGTTTGGAGGACTAGTCTCAAGtgttctcgatgctccttctttgtttttgaataaatcaaaatgtcatcgataAAGACAATAACGAATTTGtctaaaaattctcgaaaaacaTGGTTAATCAAATCCATGAAAACCGCTGGAAGCATTAGTCAATCCGAAAGGCAGACTaagaattcataatgcccatagcGTGTCCAAAATGCAGTTTTAGGAACATCTTCCTCTCTAACTctaagctgatgatatccagaacgaagatcgaTCTTAGAATACACGGATGtatcctgcaactgatcaaacaagtcatcgatATGCGGGATATGATATTTATTCTCCACtttagctttattcaattgCCAGTAATCAATAGACATCCTCATCGTCCCGTCTTTattctttacaaacaatactggagctccccaaggtgacatACTTGGTCTAATATAACCTTTCTCCAGTAAGT includes:
- the LOC142521925 gene encoding uncharacterized protein LOC142521925, which codes for MNLFVDALSRKAQNAMLTSLNISKVHEHLGTSGWTYQTSGDYFIVLSIKVEPHIITSIKTTQRTDPHIHRLKELAQTDQSDKFRVASDCSLRFNGRFVVPNLIDLKEAILREAHCSRHSIHPGNRKMYHTLRAHYWWEGMKKEISDFVAKCITFQKVKAE